Proteins found in one Colletes latitarsis isolate SP2378_abdomen chromosome 8, iyColLati1, whole genome shotgun sequence genomic segment:
- the Ttd14 gene encoding TRPL translocation defect 14 isoform X6, translating to MEAFKFQENLLRTMIQIENTFFQLGESSSRNCLIICDRGAMDASAFISKDKWELMMASNGWNNVELRDNRYNQIIHMISAANGAEEFYSTEDHACRSEGVELARELDYKAAAAWIGHPYFDVIDNRQDFEAKICRMIECVCQKLGIDTGDRLRASSRKVKFLVKGPLLADNEFPPFQDFDVVHNYLQSNNPKMQARLRKRGQKGHWSYIHTIRRPKMCGQVIEVKTQLTHRDYLNMLAQRDDSHFTIFKRRRCFLINNQYFQLDIYREPAHPRCRGLMLLETYTALSEDELKNILPQFLTIEKEVTGNPDYSMFNLSLREEWNNTNKYCHNLHDYALAGLAESGSTESKNIDSSEVRDNASIKKQVNEIVSRVNDVEIGMNGIDKVINDVQNGAHGVMNGNLKFVERNSIKSNNQADVKCNARDSPTKKLNDSS from the exons CATTCAAGTTTCAAGAGAACCTCTTACGTACGATGATACAGATAGAAAACACGTTCTTCCAATTGGGCGAGAGTAGTTCACGAAATTGCCTTATAATCTGTGATCGCGGTGCCATGGATGCCTCTGCAT TTATATCGAAGGATAAATGGGAACTGATGATGGCTTCGAATGGATGGAACAACGTCGAGCTCCGAGACAACAGGTATAACCAGATCATCCACATGATTTCCGCGGCGAACGGCGCCGAAGAATTCTACTCGACGGAAGATCACGCGTGTCGCTCGGAGGGTGTAGAGCTGGCCAGGGAGCTCGATTACAAAGCGGCGGCCGCGTGGATCGGGCATCCTTATTTCGACGTGATAGACAACAGGCAGGACTTCGAGGCGAAGATATGTCGCATGATCGAGTGCGTGTGCCAGAAACTGGGCATCGACACCGGGGACAGGTTACGAGCCAGTAGTAGAAAGGTCAAGTTCCTCGTCAAAGGTCCTCTGCTCGCGGACAACGAGTTCCCGCCGTTTCAGGACTTCGATGTCGTCCACAACTACCTCCAAAGCAACAATCCGAAGATGCAAGCTCGTCTCCGCAAACGCGGTCAGAAAG GTCACTGGTCCTACATTCATACTATTCGGCGTCCAAAAATGTGCGGACAAGTAATCGAAGTTAAGACACAGTTGACTCATCGAGATTACTTAAACATGCTCGCGCAACGCGATGACTCGCATTTCACCATCTTTAAACGTCGACGCTGTTTCCTCATTAATAACCAGTATTTTCAATTAGATATATACAGAGAACCAGCTCACCCAAG ATGCCGAGGTTTGATGTTGCTTGAAACGTATACAGCGTTATCGGAAGATGAGCTTAAAAACATATTACCACAGTTCCTGACAATCGAAAAAGAGGTCACTGGGAATCCAGATTATAGTATGTTCAATCTCAGTTTACGAGAGGAATGGAACAATACTAATAAATACTGCCACAATTTACACG ATTACGCTCTTGCAGGCTTGGCGGAATCTGGATCAACAGAAAGTAAAAATATCGATTCTTCGGAAGTGAGAGATAACGCATCAATTAAGAAACAAGTAAATGAGATTGTTTCTAGAGTCAATGATGTAGAAATTGGAATGAATGGTATAGATAAAGTTATAAATGACGTACAAAACGGTGCCCACGGTGTTATGAATGGTAACCTGAAGTTCGTTGAACGGAATAGCATAAAAAGCAATAATCAAGCAGATGTGAAATGCAATGCACGCGATAGTCCTACGAAAAAATTGAACGATAGCTCGTAA
- the Ttd14 gene encoding TRPL translocation defect 14 isoform X8, with amino-acid sequence MIQIENTFFQLGESSSRNCLIICDRGAMDASAFISKDKWELMMASNGWNNVELRDNRYNQIIHMISAANGAEEFYSTEDHACRSEGVELARELDYKAAAAWIGHPYFDVIDNRQDFEAKICRMIECVCQKLGIDTGDRLRASSRKVKFLVKGPLLADNEFPPFQDFDVVHNYLQSNNPKMQARLRKRGQKGHWSYIHTIRRPKMCGQVIEVKTQLTHRDYLNMLAQRDDSHFTIFKRRRCFLINNQYFQLDIYREPAHPRCRGLMLLETYTALSEDELKNILPQFLTIEKEVTGNPDYSMFNLSLREEWNNTNKYCHNLHDYALAGLAESGSTESKNIDSSEVRDNASIKKQVNEIVSRVNDVEIGMNGIDKVINDVQNGAHGVMNGNLKFVERNSIKSNNQADVKCNARDSPTKKLNDSS; translated from the exons ATGATACAGATAGAAAACACGTTCTTCCAATTGGGCGAGAGTAGTTCACGAAATTGCCTTATAATCTGTGATCGCGGTGCCATGGATGCCTCTGCAT TTATATCGAAGGATAAATGGGAACTGATGATGGCTTCGAATGGATGGAACAACGTCGAGCTCCGAGACAACAGGTATAACCAGATCATCCACATGATTTCCGCGGCGAACGGCGCCGAAGAATTCTACTCGACGGAAGATCACGCGTGTCGCTCGGAGGGTGTAGAGCTGGCCAGGGAGCTCGATTACAAAGCGGCGGCCGCGTGGATCGGGCATCCTTATTTCGACGTGATAGACAACAGGCAGGACTTCGAGGCGAAGATATGTCGCATGATCGAGTGCGTGTGCCAGAAACTGGGCATCGACACCGGGGACAGGTTACGAGCCAGTAGTAGAAAGGTCAAGTTCCTCGTCAAAGGTCCTCTGCTCGCGGACAACGAGTTCCCGCCGTTTCAGGACTTCGATGTCGTCCACAACTACCTCCAAAGCAACAATCCGAAGATGCAAGCTCGTCTCCGCAAACGCGGTCAGAAAG GTCACTGGTCCTACATTCATACTATTCGGCGTCCAAAAATGTGCGGACAAGTAATCGAAGTTAAGACACAGTTGACTCATCGAGATTACTTAAACATGCTCGCGCAACGCGATGACTCGCATTTCACCATCTTTAAACGTCGACGCTGTTTCCTCATTAATAACCAGTATTTTCAATTAGATATATACAGAGAACCAGCTCACCCAAG ATGCCGAGGTTTGATGTTGCTTGAAACGTATACAGCGTTATCGGAAGATGAGCTTAAAAACATATTACCACAGTTCCTGACAATCGAAAAAGAGGTCACTGGGAATCCAGATTATAGTATGTTCAATCTCAGTTTACGAGAGGAATGGAACAATACTAATAAATACTGCCACAATTTACACG ATTACGCTCTTGCAGGCTTGGCGGAATCTGGATCAACAGAAAGTAAAAATATCGATTCTTCGGAAGTGAGAGATAACGCATCAATTAAGAAACAAGTAAATGAGATTGTTTCTAGAGTCAATGATGTAGAAATTGGAATGAATGGTATAGATAAAGTTATAAATGACGTACAAAACGGTGCCCACGGTGTTATGAATGGTAACCTGAAGTTCGTTGAACGGAATAGCATAAAAAGCAATAATCAAGCAGATGTGAAATGCAATGCACGCGATAGTCCTACGAAAAAATTGAACGATAGCTCGTAA
- the LOC143344927 gene encoding uncharacterized protein LOC143344927 isoform X2 codes for MASLVADYGASSSSESSSDDVSDSADNTFKEEEDEEEEEEDDEDDDDNDVEEEEEEDEDEENNESNKGVPNKIASKEKLPLPTPDFNGTPTMKTSVFSNPFVEAERAKSAILEKHVKMTPTLDDTKMINGRKICWNYRKGRCRFGHNCTFAHDSDLHRTAAELEAIRAPQETIICQTQYNGQVPVNDDDEVDQENNQMNKRKKRPGLSQSLIPSKKVLKMYKAQQAKAISR; via the exons ATGGCTTCCTTGGTTGCGGATTATGGAGCTTCCTCAAGTTCGGAAAGTAGCAGTGACGATGTTTCGGACAGTGCCGATAACAC TTTTAAGGAAGAAGAAGAtgaagaagaagaggaggaggatGATgaagatgatgatgat aatgatgttgaagaagaggaagaggaagatGAGGATGAAGAAAATAATGAGAGTAACAAAGGAGTACCAAATAAAATAGCTTCCAAAGAGAAACTTCCATTGCCAACCCCTGATTTTAATGGCACACCCACCATGAAAACTTCGGTCTTCTCAAATCCGTTTGTTGAAGCAGAAAGAGCAAAGAGTGCAATTCTTGAAAAACATGTCAAAATGACTCCAACTTTAGATGACACAAAAATGATAAATGGTAGAAAGATTTGTTGGAATTACAGAAAAGGAAGATGTCGTTTTGGTCATAACTGTACCTTTGCACATGATTCCGATTTACATCGTACAGCAGCAGAATTAGAAGCAATTCGTGCACCTCAAGAAACAATTATTTGTCAGACTCAGTATAATGGTCAAGTGCCAGTAAATGATGATGATGAAGTAGATCAAGAAAATAACCAAATGAATAAAcgtaaaaaaaggccaggattaagTCAGTCCTTAATACCCAGTAAGAAAGTCTTAAAAATGTACAAAGCACAACAAGCTAAAGCTATTAGTAGATAA
- the LOC143344927 gene encoding uncharacterized protein LOC143344927 isoform X1 has translation MASLVADYGASSSSESSSDDVSDSADNTFKEEEDEEEEEEDDEDDDDDDDDDDDDDDNDVEEEEEEDEDEENNESNKGVPNKIASKEKLPLPTPDFNGTPTMKTSVFSNPFVEAERAKSAILEKHVKMTPTLDDTKMINGRKICWNYRKGRCRFGHNCTFAHDSDLHRTAAELEAIRAPQETIICQTQYNGQVPVNDDDEVDQENNQMNKRKKRPGLSQSLIPSKKVLKMYKAQQAKAISR, from the exons ATGGCTTCCTTGGTTGCGGATTATGGAGCTTCCTCAAGTTCGGAAAGTAGCAGTGACGATGTTTCGGACAGTGCCGATAACAC TTTTAAGGAAGAAGAAGAtgaagaagaagaggaggaggatGATgaagatgatgatgatgatgatgatgatgatgatgatgatgatgataatgatgttgaagaagaggaagaggaagatGAGGATGAAGAAAATAATGAGAGTAACAAAGGAGTACCAAATAAAATAGCTTCCAAAGAGAAACTTCCATTGCCAACCCCTGATTTTAATGGCACACCCACCATGAAAACTTCGGTCTTCTCAAATCCGTTTGTTGAAGCAGAAAGAGCAAAGAGTGCAATTCTTGAAAAACATGTCAAAATGACTCCAACTTTAGATGACACAAAAATGATAAATGGTAGAAAGATTTGTTGGAATTACAGAAAAGGAAGATGTCGTTTTGGTCATAACTGTACCTTTGCACATGATTCCGATTTACATCGTACAGCAGCAGAATTAGAAGCAATTCGTGCACCTCAAGAAACAATTATTTGTCAGACTCAGTATAATGGTCAAGTGCCAGTAAATGATGATGATGAAGTAGATCAAGAAAATAACCAAATGAATAAAcgtaaaaaaaggccaggattaagTCAGTCCTTAATACCCAGTAAGAAAGTCTTAAAAATGTACAAAGCACAACAAGCTAAAGCTATTAGTAGATAA
- the Rad51d gene encoding rad51 recombinase D, producing MTELSSNIDPKLSDTVIAKLRSKHICTVSHFINENSEKLATFSGLSLKDILDLKRNILRKCGGVIRCASDLLSVELNNIICSDLESLDNLLKGGFYPGQIYEVCGISSSGKTQLCLTIASNIALRPNSLVQYIDTKKDFCGSRINEILLRKNCSKQVIDEAMERIRVCNVQSLHQLFKVLHWLTVALKEEIGECRTRIIIIDSLPAIIFKFTNDHTLTTTLNHLANICHFIANEFNLSIVTVNLITQWNPVTENESNAISTNKSHNDAIPTLGKYWLGVPNTRLLMKKVGLDKRMVSIWHSFQLERNLACILSISDCGMLCSQ from the exons ATGACAGAATTAAGTTCAAATATAGATCCGAAATTATCAGATACTGTAATAGCAAAATTACGATCTAAACACATTTGTACCGTTAGTCATTTTATAAATGAGAATTCTGAAAAATTGGCAACCTTTTCAGGACTTTCACTCAAG GATATACTTGACCTTAAACgaaatattttaagaaaatgTGGAGGTGTAATCAGATGTGCCTCTGATTTGCTCAGTGTAGAACTGAACAATATAATTTGCAGTGATTTAGAAAG TTTAGATAACTTGTTGAAAGGTGGTTTTTATCCTGGTCAAATATATGAAGTATGTGGTATATCTTCAAGTGGAAAAACACAGTTATGCTTAACAATTGCAAGTAACATTGCCCTTAGACCCAATAGCCTTGTACAGTATATTGATACAAAAAAAGATTTTTGTGGTTCAAGAATAAATGAAATTCTATTAAGAAAAAATTGCAGTAAGCAG GTTATAGATGAAGCTATGGAACGAATCAGAGTATGCAATGTGCAAAGTTTGCATCAACTTTTTAAAGTGCTACATTGGTTAACAGTTGCCTTAAAAGAAGAAATAGGAGAATGCCGTACAAGGATTATAATTATTGATTCTTTGCcagcaataatttttaaatttaccaaTGATCATACATTAACAACAACATTGAACCATTTAGCAAATATATGTCACTTTATAGCTAATGAATTTAATTTATCAATTGTTACTGTTAATTTGATTACTCAGTGGAATCCTGTCACTGAAAATGAATCAAACGCCATAAGTACAAATAAAAGTCATAATGATGCAATTCCAACATTAGGAAAGTATTGGTTGGGTGTTCCAAATACAAGATTATTAATGAAAAAAGTAGGACTAGACAAGAGAATGGTTTCTATATGGCACAGCTTTCAATTAGAAAGAAATCTTGCATGCATATTAAGTATAAGTGATTGTGGTATGTTATGTTCTCAATAA